The Allofrancisella frigidaquae genome has a segment encoding these proteins:
- the rpmG gene encoding 50S ribosomal protein L33 — translation MREKIRLVSSEKTGHFYTTTKNKKNMPNKMEIKKFDPVARKHVIYKEAKIK, via the coding sequence ATGAGAGAAAAAATAAGATTAGTTTCTTCTGAAAAAACAGGTCATTTTTATACTACTACTAAAAATAAAAAGAATATGCCAAACAAAATGGAAATCAAGAAGTTTGACCCAGTTGCTCGTAAACACGTAATTTATAAAGAAGCAAAGATCAAATAA
- the mlaD gene encoding outer membrane lipid asymmetry maintenance protein MlaD: MRSKYFETSVGIFIILGVLCLVFLIFKVSGSSFKAFNTNHYSIQAQFKNVGSLRVNAAVKIAGVEIGQVTNISLEKTYNGFMALVTISMNDGKKIPANYSAAIAMSGILGDNYIALSPPQEDIMAIAGLADNSATEDQYLHQGSIIPLENTESAIDLGSLINTFVANKDNENSK; the protein is encoded by the coding sequence ATGAGGAGTAAATATTTTGAAACCTCTGTTGGTATTTTTATTATTTTAGGAGTTTTATGCTTAGTTTTCTTGATTTTTAAAGTAAGTGGTAGCTCATTTAAAGCTTTTAATACTAATCACTATTCTATTCAAGCACAATTTAAAAATGTAGGTTCATTACGAGTAAATGCCGCTGTTAAAATAGCAGGCGTAGAGATCGGCCAAGTAACTAACATATCTCTTGAGAAAACATACAATGGTTTTATGGCTTTGGTCACTATATCTATGAATGATGGTAAAAAAATACCTGCAAACTACTCTGCTGCTATAGCTATGAGTGGTATTCTTGGAGATAACTATATTGCTCTTAGTCCGCCACAAGAGGATATTATGGCAATAGCTGGCCTAGCTGATAACTCAGCAACTGAAGATCAATACCTACATCAAGGTAGTATAATACCATTAGAAAATACTGAATCCGCTATTGATTTAGGATCATTAATTAATACTTTCGTTGCTAACAAAGATAATGAAAATAGTAAATAA
- the minE gene encoding cell division topological specificity factor MinE, producing the protein MFEKLFGPKKKQNSASLAKERLQIIVAHQRNELQPRTSRISSHLLAELKDEIIEVVKKYIALSEENIRDIDLKVEDNSKNSTIEVNIPFN; encoded by the coding sequence ATGTTTGAAAAGCTTTTCGGACCAAAGAAAAAACAAAATAGTGCTTCTTTAGCAAAAGAAAGATTACAGATTATAGTAGCACATCAAAGAAATGAACTGCAACCTAGAACTTCAAGGATTAGTAGTCATTTGCTTGCTGAACTAAAAGACGAAATAATCGAAGTAGTTAAAAAATATATTGCTCTTTCAGAAGAGAATATTAGGGATATAGATTTGAAGGTAGAAGATAACAGCAAAAACTCAACAATCGAAGTTAATATACCTTTCAACTAG
- a CDS encoding lipocalin family protein — MKAKLLIILVFFSLLVGCVTKPADIQPVDNFQANKYLGKWYEIARFDNSFEKGMTHVYAEYSLNPDGTIKIINSGVDPESGKRSYAKGVAKFVEGENIAYLKVSFFRPFYGAYVVFNLDKDYKYAYVAGANKDYLWLLSRTPTVSENIKKDFITKSKALGFDTDKLIWVKQ; from the coding sequence ATGAAAGCAAAACTATTAATTATTTTAGTATTTTTTTCTTTATTAGTGGGATGTGTGACAAAGCCTGCAGATATTCAACCAGTAGATAATTTTCAAGCAAATAAATATTTAGGTAAATGGTATGAGATAGCTCGTTTTGACAATAGCTTTGAAAAAGGAATGACTCATGTATATGCCGAATATAGCTTAAATCCTGATGGTACAATAAAAATTATAAATAGTGGTGTAGATCCTGAAAGCGGTAAAAGAAGTTATGCAAAAGGGGTGGCTAAGTTTGTTGAGGGAGAAAACATTGCATACTTAAAAGTATCTTTCTTTAGACCTTTTTATGGGGCTTATGTAGTGTTTAATCTTGATAAGGATTATAAGTATGCTTATGTTGCAGGAGCAAATAAAGATTATCTATGGTTATTATCTCGTACCCCGACAGTTTCTGAGAATATCAAAAAAGACTTTATTACCAAATCGAAAGCCTTAGGTTTTGATACAGACAAGCTTATTTGGGTTAAACAATAA
- a CDS encoding ABC transporter ATP-binding protein produces MSNISFNQVSFYRGASCIYDNVTFTIPSKKITTILGPSGAGKTTILQLIAGLIKPDYGNICIDNIHVNKKTTEKQLAILRKRMGFLFQSGALFTHLSVYNNIAFPLRKNTDLDEKLIKDIVLLKLQAVGLAHTVEMMPSELSGGMARRIALARSIALDPSIMLYDEPFTGQDPASFNKLLELISTLNKTLKMTSIIVSHDIQESLSISDHIVIVANKKILASDSPENIKNSKNEDIKAFLAGKPLKSGEQNQQHSDKDFFIKEILRA; encoded by the coding sequence ATGAGCAATATTAGCTTTAATCAAGTTTCTTTTTATAGAGGAGCTTCTTGTATATACGATAATGTTACCTTTACCATTCCATCTAAAAAAATTACTACTATCCTTGGTCCATCTGGTGCTGGCAAGACCACCATCCTGCAACTAATCGCAGGACTTATCAAGCCTGATTATGGAAATATTTGTATAGATAATATTCATGTAAATAAGAAGACCACCGAAAAACAACTTGCGATACTCCGCAAAAGGATGGGTTTTTTGTTTCAATCAGGTGCCCTTTTTACTCACCTTAGCGTTTATAACAATATAGCCTTTCCATTAAGAAAAAATACTGACCTAGATGAAAAACTAATAAAGGATATTGTGTTATTAAAATTACAAGCTGTTGGGCTTGCTCATACCGTAGAGATGATGCCTAGCGAGCTTTCTGGTGGCATGGCTCGTAGAATTGCATTAGCTCGCTCTATTGCTTTAGATCCTAGTATTATGCTGTATGATGAGCCATTTACAGGACAAGACCCAGCTTCTTTTAACAAACTACTTGAATTAATATCTACACTTAATAAAACTCTAAAAATGACTTCTATAATTGTTTCTCACGATATACAAGAATCTCTCAGCATTTCAGATCACATAGTTATAGTAGCAAATAAAAAAATTTTAGCTAGCGACTCACCTGAAAATATAAAAAATAGTAAAAATGAAGACATAAAAGCCTTTTTAGCTGGCAAACCTCTTAAAAGCGGTGAACAAAACCAACAACACTCAGATAAAGACTTTTTTATTAAAGAAATTTTAAGGGCTTAG
- the glsA gene encoding glutaminase A, producing MNAGYSAGQDHYKNIFHVICNDNECVTKSGILGILDDFGIARDDVRIKTLIEKLGKFSRTENIDFETFKDVTSDSINLIEKAISKSFVIPDFIAFKTEIQNIFEETKKNTSGKVANYIPQLARVDPELFAVAFCSVDGQMITLGDYNHPYCVQSTAKAITYCIATELNGEDKVHEHVGREPSGVTFNAIALNKYNLPHNPMINSGAIMTCSLIKPEWNIADRFEYITKVWKDLSGGEPVSFDNATYHSEKETADRNYALAHYMKEVGAFPPKTDIHTSLDFYFQTCSIEVNAKKMAKIMSTIANGGICPFTNKKIFSPTTIRNCLSMMYSCGMYDFSGEYAFSVGLPAKSGVSGALVIAIPNVGGFAIFSPRLDSNHNSVRGVEFSRRLINKFSFHNYDHIDRNDKINPIENRMLAESSLVFELIWAASTGDLSEVKRAVALGVDINKGDYDKRTALHLAAAEGHENIVKYLVSKGADITTTDRWGKTPLDDARINNNEGIINLLTSS from the coding sequence ATGAACGCAGGTTACTCTGCAGGTCAAGATCACTATAAAAATATTTTCCATGTTATCTGTAATGATAATGAATGTGTTACAAAATCAGGAATTCTAGGAATTTTAGACGATTTCGGTATAGCTAGGGATGATGTGCGTATAAAAACGTTAATTGAAAAACTAGGTAAATTTTCACGTACAGAAAATATTGACTTTGAAACTTTTAAAGATGTAACTTCGGACAGTATAAACCTTATAGAAAAGGCGATTAGTAAAAGTTTTGTGATCCCAGATTTCATAGCTTTCAAAACAGAAATTCAGAATATTTTCGAAGAGACTAAGAAAAATACCTCTGGAAAGGTCGCAAACTATATTCCACAATTAGCCCGTGTTGATCCTGAGTTATTTGCAGTAGCTTTTTGTAGTGTAGATGGTCAGATGATTACCTTAGGCGATTATAACCACCCGTATTGTGTCCAGTCTACAGCAAAAGCTATAACCTACTGTATCGCTACAGAGTTAAATGGAGAAGATAAAGTTCATGAGCATGTTGGTAGAGAACCCAGTGGAGTTACGTTTAATGCTATAGCTTTGAATAAATATAATCTTCCACATAATCCCATGATTAACTCTGGAGCTATCATGACTTGTTCATTAATTAAACCGGAATGGAATATAGCAGATAGGTTTGAGTATATTACTAAAGTTTGGAAAGATTTGTCTGGTGGAGAGCCCGTAAGTTTTGATAATGCAACCTACCACTCAGAAAAAGAAACGGCAGATAGAAACTATGCCTTAGCTCACTATATGAAAGAGGTGGGAGCTTTCCCTCCTAAAACTGATATACATACATCATTAGACTTTTATTTTCAGACATGTTCGATTGAAGTTAATGCCAAGAAAATGGCAAAAATCATGTCTACTATAGCTAATGGTGGTATATGCCCATTTACCAACAAAAAGATTTTTTCACCCACAACTATTAGAAACTGTTTATCAATGATGTACTCTTGCGGGATGTATGATTTTTCAGGAGAATACGCCTTTTCTGTCGGACTACCAGCTAAATCTGGAGTATCAGGAGCTTTGGTTATAGCTATTCCAAATGTTGGCGGATTTGCAATATTTTCGCCTAGATTAGATTCTAACCATAACTCAGTTAGAGGTGTAGAGTTTAGTAGAAGATTGATAAATAAATTTAGTTTTCATAATTATGATCATATTGATAGGAATGACAAAATAAACCCCATAGAAAATCGTATGTTAGCAGAATCAAGTTTAGTTTTTGAGTTGATTTGGGCTGCAAGTACAGGAGATCTTTCTGAGGTTAAAAGAGCCGTTGCCTTGGGGGTGGATATTAATAAAGGTGATTATGATAAAAGGACAGCGCTACATTTAGCAGCAGCTGAAGGCCATGAAAATATTGTAAAATATTTAGTCAGTAAAGGTGCTGATATCACAACAACAGACAGGTGGGGTAAAACGCCTCTAGATGACGCAAGGATAAATAATAATGAAGGTATTATAAATTTGCTAACTAGTAGTTAG
- a CDS encoding MlaE family lipid ABC transporter permease subunit — protein MYIFGKVYNLMISFIYSSLISLRLIISVLSSKFSVRDCIDQTNTVGVNSLVIIVTSGVFIGLVLSLQGYYTLAKFGAHSLLGTMVALSVLRELGPVVTAMLFAGRACSAITSEIGLMKATDQINSLKMMNVSPISFILSTRFWACMISVPILTLIFCSVSIIASYILADASLGIGYGEFWSNIQTSVSLSDISNGLIKSLVFAFVVAWIALYQGYYCTPNSNGIATATTKTVVYCCMSVLGADLILTSIMFGEV, from the coding sequence ATGTATATTTTTGGTAAAGTTTATAACTTAATGATTTCTTTTATATACAGCAGCCTAATATCTCTACGTTTAATTATAAGCGTTCTAAGTAGCAAATTTAGTGTTCGAGATTGTATAGATCAAACAAACACTGTTGGTGTTAATTCGCTAGTTATTATAGTAACTTCAGGTGTTTTTATAGGATTAGTTTTAAGCTTACAAGGCTACTATACCTTAGCCAAATTTGGAGCTCATTCTCTATTAGGTACCATGGTAGCTTTAAGTGTATTGCGAGAGCTTGGACCTGTTGTCACAGCTATGTTATTTGCAGGTAGAGCCTGTAGTGCAATAACTTCAGAAATAGGGCTAATGAAAGCTACTGACCAAATTAATAGCTTAAAGATGATGAATGTAAGCCCTATTAGCTTTATTCTTTCAACTAGGTTTTGGGCATGTATGATAAGTGTTCCTATACTAACTTTGATTTTTTGTTCGGTATCGATTATAGCATCGTATATACTAGCAGATGCTAGCCTAGGAATAGGCTACGGAGAATTTTGGAGCAATATACAAACCTCTGTAAGCCTTTCAGATATATCAAATGGATTAATCAAAAGTCTAGTTTTTGCTTTTGTAGTAGCTTGGATAGCATTATACCAAGGATACTATTGTACACCCAACTCAAATGGTATAGCTACGGCGACAACTAAAACAGTAGTATACTGCTGTATGAGTGTTTTAGGAGCTGACCTTATTTTAACATCAATCATGTTTGGAGAAGTCTAA
- the minC gene encoding septum site-determining protein MinC has protein sequence MKQAFHFKGGNYTISAININVTEFTQIESLLSSKVAQSKSFFKNTPFVIDVSEIDQDDKCSVVFLEKVISCFRSNGMIPVGFVVNNQELKSKLAKAGHNILKNGKIKENSSEETPRTTTKIITSPVRTGQSITARDADVIVTANVNNGAEIIADGSVIVYGRIGGRVLAGSSGNKEARIICKDLKAELVSIAGKYVTLNNESIPVNEKSTDGYIIYLKDDKIHIEGF, from the coding sequence ATGAAGCAAGCTTTTCATTTCAAAGGTGGCAACTATACTATAAGTGCTATCAATATCAACGTAACAGAGTTTACTCAAATTGAGAGCTTACTTAGTTCAAAGGTTGCCCAATCGAAATCTTTTTTCAAGAACACCCCCTTTGTAATCGACGTCTCTGAAATCGATCAAGATGATAAATGCAGTGTGGTTTTTTTGGAAAAGGTAATATCTTGTTTTAGGTCTAATGGTATGATCCCCGTGGGCTTTGTCGTTAACAATCAAGAGCTAAAGAGTAAACTAGCGAAAGCCGGACATAACATTTTAAAAAACGGCAAGATCAAAGAAAATTCTTCTGAAGAGACTCCTCGCACAACAACTAAGATAATCACTTCTCCTGTGCGTACTGGGCAATCTATCACTGCTCGTGATGCTGATGTAATAGTGACAGCTAATGTGAACAATGGTGCTGAAATTATTGCCGATGGCAGTGTCATTGTATATGGAAGGATCGGAGGAAGAGTTCTTGCTGGTAGTTCGGGCAATAAAGAAGCAAGAATCATTTGTAAAGACCTAAAAGCAGAACTTGTTTCAATAGCTGGTAAGTATGTGACTCTTAACAATGAGAGCATTCCTGTTAATGAAAAAAGTACTGATGGATATATCATTTATCTGAAAGATGATAAAATCCATATAGAAGGTTTTTAG
- the holA gene encoding DNA polymerase III subunit delta: MELSYFDFIKMTDLAKYKLFIITGDEPLQRYNVIEKITNEFKNRNFEIVRHDLSEQNYDTLYQEADSLSLFSVDKFIQFSFEKVPQKPLQQALIESILKPSDNVYLLAFNGLKKQNLSSKWFQSLVQNALHIHIHQPDITNAITIINHELQQSSLTLTTEAAQLLAQKTEGNLIAAKQIIKLLSRQNTQNFDDKTLRPFLHEHTSFDVFDLSDTILSQQKSKALTILNSILTESDKPPLILWTLKRELRVISQLKSTQNVYHQKIFKDNNIWSSKQKYYTSLANRVSSETVLSCLQKCLDTDLCIKGAKKGNINLKLNEIVFSLVS, from the coding sequence ATGGAATTAAGCTATTTTGACTTTATAAAAATGACAGACTTGGCAAAATACAAACTTTTTATAATTACAGGAGATGAGCCTTTACAGCGTTATAATGTTATTGAAAAAATTACAAATGAGTTCAAAAACAGGAATTTTGAAATAGTTAGGCATGATTTAAGTGAGCAAAACTATGATACTCTCTATCAAGAAGCTGATAGCCTTAGTCTATTTAGCGTAGATAAGTTTATACAGTTCAGTTTTGAAAAAGTTCCTCAAAAACCTTTGCAGCAAGCTCTTATTGAAAGTATTTTAAAGCCTAGTGATAATGTCTATTTATTGGCTTTTAATGGGCTTAAGAAACAAAATTTATCAAGTAAATGGTTTCAAAGTTTAGTCCAAAATGCTCTTCATATACACATACATCAGCCGGATATAACTAATGCTATAACTATAATAAATCATGAGTTACAGCAGTCAAGTTTGACTTTAACGACCGAAGCAGCTCAGTTACTAGCTCAAAAAACTGAAGGAAATCTAATAGCTGCTAAGCAAATAATAAAGCTCCTTTCACGCCAAAACACTCAAAATTTTGATGATAAAACCTTAAGACCTTTTTTACATGAGCATACTAGTTTTGATGTCTTTGATTTATCAGACACTATTTTAAGTCAACAAAAGTCAAAAGCTTTAACAATATTAAATAGTATTCTTACTGAGAGTGATAAACCTCCTCTTATACTTTGGACTTTAAAAAGAGAGCTGCGAGTCATCTCTCAGTTAAAATCAACACAGAATGTTTATCATCAAAAGATTTTTAAGGATAATAATATTTGGTCGTCTAAGCAAAAATATTATACAAGTTTAGCCAATAGAGTTAGTTCTGAGACTGTATTATCCTGTTTACAAAAATGCTTAGATACAGATTTATGTATAAAAGGAGCAAAAAAAGGAAATATCAATCTTAAACTTAATGAAATAGTTTTTAGTCTAGTTAGCTAA
- the lptM gene encoding LPS translocon maturation chaperone LptM, which yields MKKLFLPIFISFFLTGCGQTGPLYLPEDQQKDSDQTTKITSGSTLATKQSTSKVDDDPTSPSRNTNTPTSELVDSGDNFNYDANIQDSSEAGGTP from the coding sequence ATGAAAAAATTATTTTTACCAATTTTTATTAGTTTCTTCCTAACCGGATGTGGACAAACAGGCCCTCTATATCTTCCTGAAGATCAACAAAAAGATAGCGATCAAACAACTAAAATAACATCTGGATCTACATTAGCTACTAAGCAAAGTACCTCAAAAGTAGATGATGATCCGACTTCACCATCTAGAAATACAAACACACCTACAAGCGAGCTTGTAGATAGTGGCGATAATTTTAATTACGACGCTAATATTCAAGACTCATCAGAAGCTGGTGGAACCCCGTAA
- the minD gene encoding septum site-determining protein MinD, producing the protein MGEKKQGKVFVVTSGKGGVGKTTSSAAIAYAFAKRGLKTVVIDFDVGLRNLDLIMGCERRVVYDLINIVKEEATINQAIIKDKRIENLYIIPASQTRDKDALTEGGVDRIVEELKNSFDIVLCDSPAGIEKGSLMAMRCADAAIIVTNPEVSSVRDSDRILGMLSSKTLKAQREGEFKEIYLLLNRYDATRAKAGAMLKAEDVSELLYTPITGIIPESKDILEASNSGHPITHFADSVAAKAYFDAVDRMLGKDVPMRYTEHKVGFFKKLIGKS; encoded by the coding sequence ATGGGTGAAAAAAAACAAGGTAAAGTATTTGTAGTTACCTCTGGTAAGGGTGGAGTTGGTAAAACAACTTCAAGTGCTGCCATTGCATATGCTTTTGCTAAAAGAGGGCTAAAAACTGTAGTTATAGACTTCGATGTTGGACTTAGAAATCTTGATCTAATAATGGGTTGTGAAAGAAGAGTAGTATATGATCTAATAAACATAGTAAAAGAAGAAGCCACAATTAATCAAGCTATTATTAAAGACAAACGCATCGAAAACTTATATATAATACCAGCTTCACAAACTAGGGATAAAGACGCCCTAACAGAAGGTGGTGTTGACAGAATTGTAGAAGAACTAAAAAATTCTTTTGATATCGTTTTATGTGACTCTCCTGCTGGCATTGAAAAAGGTTCTTTGATGGCTATGAGATGTGCTGATGCAGCAATCATAGTTACTAACCCTGAAGTATCTTCAGTAAGGGACTCTGACAGAATCCTCGGCATGCTTTCAAGTAAAACTTTGAAAGCTCAAAGGGAAGGCGAATTCAAAGAAATATACTTATTACTTAATAGATACGACGCTACTAGAGCAAAAGCTGGAGCGATGCTAAAAGCTGAGGATGTAAGCGAACTATTATATACTCCTATTACTGGCATAATTCCAGAATCAAAGGACATATTAGAAGCTTCAAACAGCGGGCACCCTATCACCCATTTTGCAGACTCTGTAGCTGCTAAAGCGTATTTTGATGCGGTAGATAGAATGCTAGGTAAAGATGTTCCTATGAGATATACTGAGCATAAAGTCGGTTTCTTTAAAAAATTAATAGGTAAGTCATAA
- the rpmB gene encoding 50S ribosomal protein L28 — MSKVCIITGKKPITGNNVSHAQNKTKRRFLPNLHTHRFWVESENRYIKLRVSSKGMRIIDKKGIDVVLNDLRTQGHKI; from the coding sequence ATGTCTAAAGTTTGTATTATTACAGGTAAAAAACCCATTACAGGGAATAACGTATCACACGCACAAAACAAAACTAAAAGAAGGTTTTTACCAAACCTTCACACGCATAGATTTTGGGTAGAAAGCGAAAACAGATATATAAAATTAAGGGTTAGCTCTAAAGGTATGAGAATAATCGATAAAAAAGGTATTGATGTTGTTCTTAATGACTTAAGAACTCAAGGTCATAAAATCTAA
- a CDS encoding amino acid permease: MQDISKINKFDLGWLVVSFGMAIGAGIVLVPVSIGVVGFVVFAISILIAYPGIYLFQKLYICTLFASDKPKIYKDVVGELLGKNWSIFLGILYFLMMLIWTVIYAQVVAKSLAAYLYLFNITNNPHLEQNILYSAILMVVLIFAGMKSQRILIRVSTIFVVVLTVAIIVVSLSLIPLWTTVNITTLPNNSYELVTKTIIMLPFSLTSILFIQSLSPMVLGYRLRYPNFDNNLVLKKCLRTMKLAFVFLAIFIGFYVLSFSFVIPKQFALEASAKNQSAFLLLEQHGMSNIVLYVCGIVISICAILTSFLSILAGMAESLKGMLRISFNQPRVTEKISPKVIDVIVILIIFLLTWLSIVFDAPVYTLVPLSGPIFGILGCLAPAYIVFKVPALKIYRTKSIYFVIFVGIILVISPLLTSAFS; this comes from the coding sequence ATGCAAGATATTTCTAAGATCAATAAATTTGATCTTGGGTGGCTAGTAGTTAGTTTCGGTATGGCAATAGGTGCTGGTATAGTGCTAGTCCCTGTGAGTATCGGGGTAGTTGGTTTTGTGGTTTTTGCTATTTCTATATTAATAGCTTATCCAGGGATTTATTTATTCCAAAAGCTATATATATGTACTTTATTTGCCTCAGATAAACCTAAAATCTATAAAGATGTTGTGGGAGAGCTTTTAGGAAAAAACTGGTCTATTTTTCTAGGTATTCTGTATTTTTTAATGATGTTAATATGGACAGTAATATATGCACAAGTTGTTGCTAAGTCTTTGGCAGCATATTTGTATTTATTTAATATCACTAATAATCCTCATCTTGAGCAGAACATTTTATATAGTGCCATTTTGATGGTAGTTTTAATTTTTGCTGGAATGAAAAGTCAAAGAATTCTAATAAGAGTATCAACTATCTTTGTAGTAGTTTTAACTGTAGCAATTATTGTAGTTTCTTTATCTTTAATCCCTCTATGGACAACAGTAAATATTACGACACTACCTAATAATAGCTATGAGCTAGTCACTAAAACTATTATTATGCTACCATTTTCTCTAACATCTATTCTTTTTATTCAATCACTAAGCCCAATGGTGTTAGGTTATCGATTACGTTATCCTAACTTTGATAATAATTTAGTGCTTAAAAAATGTTTACGCACTATGAAATTAGCTTTTGTTTTTCTAGCTATATTTATAGGGTTTTATGTATTATCATTTTCTTTTGTTATACCTAAACAATTTGCTTTAGAGGCATCAGCTAAAAACCAGTCAGCATTTTTACTATTAGAACAACATGGTATGTCCAATATAGTTTTATATGTTTGTGGCATAGTAATTAGTATATGTGCTATTTTGACTTCTTTTTTAAGTATTTTAGCTGGTATGGCAGAATCTTTAAAAGGGATGTTGAGAATAAGTTTTAACCAACCAAGAGTAACCGAAAAAATAAGCCCTAAAGTTATAGATGTAATCGTTATTTTAATAATCTTTCTTTTAACTTGGTTATCTATAGTGTTTGACGCTCCAGTTTATACACTTGTACCGTTGTCTGGCCCAATATTTGGTATTTTAGGTTGCTTAGCGCCAGCGTATATAGTTTTCAAAGTTCCAGCTCTTAAAATATATAGAACAAAGAGTATTTATTTTGTTATTTTTGTTGGGATTATCTTAGTGATATCACCGTTATTAACTTCAGCTTTTTCTTAG
- a CDS encoding glutamine synthetase beta-grasp domain-containing protein has protein sequence MKIVTAEYIWIDGANPVAGLRSKSRILPHKENIKITDFPEWSFDGSSTNQATGDNSDCILRPVNFVIDPLRDSGYLVLCEVYNPDNQTPHKTNHRAKLKEVLESLKAHDIWAGFEQEYTMFVDGRPLQWPVVGFPGPQGPYYCGAGADRVFGRELVERHLKECIKAGILIYGINAEVMPSQWEFQIGYRGMDGEDAGILNVADHTHIARWLLIRLGEEYGITISFDNKPIKGDWNGAGMHTNFSTKATRDPNLGKQEIQRIVKNLEKNHKKDILNYGFNLHERLTGLHETCDINTFKVGDADRGSSIRIPKPVALKGYGYFEDRRPGANADPYIVALALAAATEA, from the coding sequence ATGAAAATAGTGACTGCTGAATATATATGGATTGATGGAGCAAATCCTGTTGCTGGACTTCGTTCAAAGTCTAGAATATTACCACATAAAGAAAATATCAAAATAACAGATTTCCCGGAGTGGAGCTTTGATGGATCTTCTACAAACCAAGCTACTGGTGATAATTCAGATTGTATACTTAGACCTGTCAATTTTGTTATAGATCCGTTAAGAGATAGTGGTTATTTAGTTTTGTGTGAAGTTTATAACCCTGACAATCAAACACCTCATAAAACTAACCACAGAGCAAAATTAAAAGAAGTCTTAGAAAGTCTAAAAGCGCATGACATATGGGCAGGTTTTGAACAAGAGTATACTATGTTTGTTGATGGTAGACCACTTCAATGGCCAGTAGTAGGTTTTCCGGGGCCTCAAGGGCCATATTATTGTGGAGCAGGAGCTGATAGAGTGTTTGGTCGGGAACTAGTAGAAAGACACTTAAAAGAATGTATAAAAGCAGGTATTTTGATATATGGTATTAATGCTGAAGTTATGCCTAGCCAATGGGAGTTTCAGATAGGTTATAGAGGTATGGATGGTGAAGATGCAGGGATATTAAACGTTGCTGATCATACCCATATTGCTAGATGGCTACTAATAAGATTAGGTGAAGAGTATGGCATCACAATTTCTTTTGATAATAAACCTATCAAAGGTGATTGGAATGGTGCTGGTATGCATACTAATTTCTCTACTAAAGCAACTAGAGATCCAAACCTGGGCAAACAAGAAATCCAAAGAATAGTTAAAAACTTAGAAAAAAACCATAAAAAAGACATCTTAAATTATGGTTTTAACTTGCATGAAAGATTAACTGGCTTACATGAAACTTGTGATATAAATACTTTTAAAGTTGGTGATGCTGATAGAGGTAGTTCAATTAGGATTCCAAAACCAGTTGCTTTAAAAGGGTATGGTTACTTTGAAGATAGAAGACCAGGCGCAAATGCAGATCCATATATAGTAGCTTTAGCTTTAGCTGCTGCTACTGAAGCGTGA